A region of Trypanosoma brucei brucei TREU927 chromosome 1, complete sequence DNA encodes the following proteins:
- a CDS encoding hypothetical protein, unlikely (GPI-Anchor Signal predicted for Tb927.1.4820 by DGPI v2.04, no cleavage site predicted): MYIYMCVCVQPLLSFILTVECPPYNGLCKCLFTVSFFFLIFGRREEGEGGGTRLFLKDFFKNFYFHRWGGEFIKVLGATLTPICISFQQYVRACCSLFPAIIV; this comes from the coding sequence atgtatatatatatgtgtgtgtgtgttcaaCCTTTGTTGTCATTTATCTTAACTGTTGAATGTCCACCATATAATGGCTTATGCAAGTGCCTCTTCacagtttctttcttttttcttatatttggaaggagagaagaaggggagggaggggggacaaggctttttttaaaagatttttttaaaaatttttattttcacagATGGGGAGGGGAATTTATTAAAGTACTGGGGGCGACATTAACTCCCATATGCATTTCGTTTCAGCAGTATGTGAGGGCCTGTTGCTCCCTCTTTCCTGCAATTATCGTCTAA
- a CDS encoding phospholipase A1, putative — MSEPVDQLLKTYLQSCDYSIDSSSRKKALEMSCLCCHVYGGEGHLPDGWLVCTREVEGLKKRDESCGFRSELYTNGSKYVLAFAGVHDNRSAFESALQLVGKSDAYKLAAANAALVVSAFGLSNVSFTGHSLGGGLATAAAVFTGAPAITFNPAWLSSSTRSELLKFPSVEVINYVIFAEALDVFQRHPQLLNSVPAGAFFAGLLSNSKIQQFGTFKYIYCKVIHDRPHYIDAHLIETIIEELRKENGEKISASDLAASSLHEDVMGGMAQLVQQKMSVIMEVVASVMSKQFSAGGFGSS, encoded by the coding sequence ATGTCGGAACCCGTTGATCAGTTATTAAAAACGTACCTTCAGTCATGTGATTATTCAATTGATTCCTCTTCCAGGAAGAAAGCACTTGAAATGTCATGTTTGTGTTGCCATGTTTATGGTGGTGAAGGACATCTTCCTGATGGTTGGCTCGTATGCACTCGTGAAGTTGAGGGacttaaaaaaagggacgaGAGTTGCGGTTTTCGATCTGAATTGTACACAAATGGTTCCAAATATGTACTCGCCTTTGCGGGAGTTCACGACAACCGAAGCGCTTTTGAAAGTGCGCTGCAATTAGTTGGAAAATCGGATGCGTACAAGTTAGCAGCGGCAAATGCGGCGTTGGTGGTTTCCGCTTTTGGATTATCAAATGTTTCATTCACGGGGCATTCGCTTGGCGGTGGTTTGGCGACTGCAGCTGCTGTTTTTACCGGCGCTCCCGCCATTACCTTCAATCCCGCTTGGCTTTCATCATCCACAAGATCCGAGTTGTTAAAATTCCCTTCGGTTGAGGTAATTAATTATGTTATTTTTGCCGAAGCGCTTGATGTGTTCCAACGACATCCGCAACTTCTGAACTCCGTCCCTGCTGGAGCTTTTTTTGCTGGACTTCTCAGTAACAGCAAAATTCAACAGTTTGGCacatttaaatatatttactgTAAAGTTATACATGACAGGCCACATTATATTGATGCTCACCTCATAGAGACAATTATTGAGGAATTacggaaggaaaatggagaaaaaattTCAGCTTCCGACCTGGCCGCTTCATCACTCCATGAAGATGTTATGGGAGGTATGGCACAACTTGTGCAACAAAAGATGTCAGTTATTATGGAAGTTGTTGCGTCTGTCATGTCAAAGCAATTTTCTGCCGGAGGGTTCGGTTCTTCATGA